The Cerasicoccus sp. TK19100 genome includes the window GTTGATGCCCTACTGCTTCGTAGCTTATCCGGTATTCCTTTTGAAGGTATTTGGCTTATGACTTGCCAAAAATACTCTACTTGTATAAGGGGAATGTATAATGAAAATTATACCTACTGCTATTGCTATATTCACTTTGGCCAGTGGTTTGAGGGCTGGTCTCGAAATTCGCGTTGATTACGGTTCAACGCTGTCCGGTGGTAACTGGAACAATGTTACCGCGAGTCTTACGGACTACAATTTGGTCGATTATAATACTGGGCTGGACACAGGAATTGTTGCTGGTAGCGGCGGCACGCCAGCCAGCGCTGGTGGATTTTTTTCCAAAGATTGGGTAACTGCCGATGCTAGCACAGACCTTTTCTTCACCACTCAGCATGTTGCCAATATTGCTTACTTTAAGGATGTGACGCCTGGAGTTTACACGTTGGAAGTGCTGCTCTCCGCGAATTTTGCGGATGACCAATACGGCGCCACTTTTACGATTAACGGCCAAGCTCCGAGTAGAACATTTGAAGGAACCGCCGTGCCTTCTGGCGATTGGAACTTCAAGACCGATGGCTTCATCCCGCAGAATTGGCTTATCTGGGATGATATTTCACCCGATTTAAACGACCAATTTATCATCCGAAGCACTAAAGAGCCACTGACCTTTAATTCCACTGGCATCAATGCCGTGGTGATGGCCGAGGTGATCCCCGAGCCGTCTACTTACGCATTACTGGTTGGCGCTTCCTCGCTCGCTCTGGTTGCCGTCCGTTGTCGGAAGCGCTAGGGCTAGCGGACATTCATATTGTATCTTGATTGCTGCAAATACTGCCCCAACGGGGCTACGCAACCATAGCCCAGGGTTAAATCGAACCGCTTGCGGGAAGCGCTACCCTGGGAAACTGGATGCTCGGTTATCTCCCAGCCCCAACGGGGCTGCGCAAGA containing:
- a CDS encoding PEP-CTERM sorting domain-containing protein yields the protein MKIIPTAIAIFTLASGLRAGLEIRVDYGSTLSGGNWNNVTASLTDYNLVDYNTGLDTGIVAGSGGTPASAGGFFSKDWVTADASTDLFFTTQHVANIAYFKDVTPGVYTLEVLLSANFADDQYGATFTINGQAPSRTFEGTAVPSGDWNFKTDGFIPQNWLIWDDISPDLNDQFIIRSTKEPLTFNSTGINAVVMAEVIPEPSTYALLVGASSLALVAVRCRKR